In Microplitis mediator isolate UGA2020A chromosome 2, iyMicMedi2.1, whole genome shotgun sequence, a single window of DNA contains:
- the LOC130678398 gene encoding 5'-3' exoribonuclease 1 isoform X2, translating to MGVPKFARYICERYPCIIELLNEYQIPEFDNLYLDMNGIIHCCSHPNDADAHFRITEETIFKNIFHYVEILFRTIKPQKLFFMAVDGVAPRAKINQQRGRRFRAAKEAELVEARARAKGEKIPEESRFDSNCITPGTLFMAKLTQQLKYFVTYKISTDKLWQKCKIILSGPEVPGEGEHKIMDYIRYMKSQPDYSPNTRHCLYGLDADLIMLSLCTHEPHFAVLREEVKYGKNVQKCIIPEKTKFCLLHISLLREYMEHEFESLKDKLKFPFDLEKIIDDWILMGFLVGNDFIPHLPNLHIANGALPVLCQAYKEILPSLDGYINEAGKLNLERFEKFMEQLAHIDVDHFAETLADLKYFEGKTGRRPNENERTSYRKSKDSPEQLDSPAKTPMNKDLSALIQATDEILLGHSDEEELIDTDSDNEMYNLEFLQHKRDYYMNKFDYESVDADIMRSQAEAYVTAIQWNLHYYYDGCCSWSWYYPHHYAPYISDIKGFKDFKLNFDLGKPFLPFQQLLAVLPAASRGLLPEAYQGLLTEEESPIIEYYPLEFRTDLNEKKQEWEAIVLIPFINEKKLIEAMSRYNHLLTPEEAKRNRHGPMSIITYTEENLGSVRAPDYFPSIESHALIETMDPKEIIVPNDKLVKGLCPDVKLHVYFSGFPTMQHIQHTVNLEKAKVKVFEQLSRGENMIITVSPKEAPAIEKISSELLGKTIYIKWPHLVEALVIGVSTIDSKFTLININRPYGMDNLNREFFKDSSKSQWNSEAKSVALAYKSRFGIDIGKTTMIIHACPISGRRYILSNQGRLSLEKEWSNYPFCYAYQTTVRDIEVEQEGFITHKNISDIYVPKSICFMLGHPHYGAMGEVIPPGINPKTGRVKVAMKFSPEPEFKELKEEQNQLRMQYMHGSIAAQRLGISSHLLSRITGSIFVLPERTADHSSSERKQQNIGLNLKFNKKNEELPGYTKKVDGQWLYSSKSIGLIRSYMEKYPLLFVYLAGNASNDMYNEDEVFANSDELTDVVKWLKEQPFRNVDARNCDEEGLDPEIVTKLQQQIDKYVEEEGNVSKTVLMQVKPHLLFKPELSAGNIPPDPSARTQIFDRIIAVKNDSSVPLGYKGTVVGIQGTDEAEKTYDVLFDKPFIGNISFSGGATCRRYKLLTAEFINISHGIRAEQDITGVGMIPEKINRKKQQQPRSEASGTSNSNNNAKSSAFASFNKFDNFLPLFCKNQSQSQAPQQQIRVMKKNEPLNLSNSSANNNNKNTSSSNNIKANQPPAPNQNPTTQKPTLPPTSSQSSSTPATPQANNVNELATEFQMLWNELQKPTLSGSNVMKPMNFSMVRPPAPVVNSPQDPSAFLKAVLKISDDKPNNVNLPSSAPAAVNTNVKPFVFPPTPPVPPSAPPLVQQMFDHARQTNNRKESVSYCTLLLNHCQMMRIGQPHYSYSSEKNLVRAQVVMSDLRSYYGDLCSDAKLAAENVSMKVYKELTMDKVMKPQHFFDMRPPNAWTTHPPNMQHNMPPPMQSPMMPSMNIPNIQPPQNINLQSMMSPRSFPDPRKPHIRPPTSWNPMSPQGPAPFTQMPPMPPMPSMHLNPQVRPMHQAAQGPGIQSHPRPGPPMSGPTGPPASAENKPEVIKQSTPFVPLQAQKKNKQRKPKDTAEDNKDKDLASKTAKTKTITNSPKPVKTDVKPVNKSTNEQVGVVKDNPQAQKVHKAPRQRKSRIAANFGPGTTAANGNNAQ from the exons atgggtGTGCCGAAGTTTGCAAGATATATTTGTGAAAGATATCCATGTATTATTGAATTACTAAATGAATATCAG ATTCCAGAGTTTGATAATCTCTATCTGGACATGAATGGTATCATCCATTGCTGTTCACATCCGAATGATGCTGATGCACATTTTCGCATCACTGAGGAaacgatatttaaaaatatatttcattatgtTGAAATATTGTTTCGAACTATAAAaccacaaaaattattttttatggccGTCGATGGAGTTGCGCCACGTGCTAAAATAAACCAACAACGGGGCAGACGTTTTCGCGCTGCTAAAGAAGCTGAGCTTGTTGAAGCCCGTGCACGAGCTAAGGGAGAAAAAATACCTGAGGAGTCACGTTTTGATTCGAATTGTATAACTCCTGGTACATTATTTATGGCCAAATTAACGCAGCAgttgaaatattttgttacttataaaatatcaacTGACAAATTGTggcaaaaatgtaaaattattcttAGTGGCCCTGAG gttCCCGGTGAAGGTGAACACAAAATAATGGATTACATAAGATACATGAAGTCACAACCTGATTATAGTCCGAATACGCGTCACTGTCTGTATGGATTGGACGCAGATTTAATAATGCTAAGTCTGTGTACTCATGAGCCACATTTTGCAGTATTACGCGAAGAAGTTAAGTACGGAAAAAATGTACAGAAATGTATTATacctgaaaaaacaaaattttgccTACTCCATATCTCACTGCTCCGCGAGTACATGGAGCACGAGTTTGAATCCCTGAAAGACAAACTTAAATTTCCATTTGatcttgaaaaaataattgacgaCTGGATTCTAATGGGTTTTTTAGTCGGCAACGACTTCATTCCCCACCTGCCTAATTTGCATATAGCGAATGGAGCATTACCAGTTTTGTGCCAAGCGTACAAAGAAATTTTACCATCCCTAGATGGCTACATAAACGAAGCCGGTAAATTGAACTTGGAGCGCttcgaaaaatttatggaGCAACTCGCGCACATCGACGTCGACCACTTTGCCGAGACGCTCGCGGATCTCAAGTACTTTGAAGGGAAAACCGGCAGACGCCCGAATGAAAACGAAAGGACGAGTTACCGCAAGTCTAAAGACTCGCCCGAGCAGTTGGACTCGCCCGCAAAGACACCGATGAACAAAGACTTGAGTGCGTTGATACAAGCTACTGATGAAATATTGCTAGGACATTCAGACGAAGAAGAATTAATTGATACAGATTCGGACAATGAGATGTACAATCTTGAATTTTTACAACACAAGCGTGACTACTATATGAACAAATTTGACTATGAGTCTGTTGATGCTGACATCATGCGGTCACAAGCAGAGGCCTATGTAACAGCAATCCAGTGGAACTTGCACTACTACTACGACGGTTGTTGCAGCTGGTCCTGGTATTACCCCCACCATTATGCTCCGTACATTTctgatataaaaggattcaaagattttaaattaaatttcgatttGGGAAAACCATTTCTACCCTTCCAGCAATTATTGGCCGTGCTACCAGCCGCTAGTAGGGGACTGTTGCCTGAAGCTTATCAGGGTTTATTGACAGAAGAGGAGTCACCAATAATAGAGTACTATCCACTGGAATTCCGTACTGATTTGAATGAAAAGAAGCAAGAGTGGGAGGCTATCGTACTGATCCCATTCATAAACGAAAAGAAACTTATCGAAGCTATGAGTCGGTACAACCATTTACTGACACCCGAAGAAGCAAAGCGCAATCGGCATGGCCCAATGAGTATTATTACTTATACTGAGGAAAACTTGGGCTCGGTTAGAGCTCCCGATTACTTTCCCAGTATCGAGAGTCACGCGTTGATAGAAACAATGGACCCTAAAGAAATTATCGTGCCAAATGATAAGTTAGTCAAAGGACTGTGTCCAGATGTTAAGTTACATGTCTATTTCTCAGGATTCCCTACAATGCAGCACATCCAGCATACGGTTAATCTAGAAAAGGCTAAAGTTAAAGTATTTGAGCAGCTCTCGCGAGGTGAGAATATGATTATAACCGTTTCCCCGAAAGAAGCGCCggcaattgaaaaaatatccaGTGAATTACTGGGTAAGACAATTTACATAAAATGGCCACATTTAGTAGAAGCTCTAGTCATCGGAGTATCAACCATTGACAGCAAGTTTACTCTGATAAACATAAACCGACCTTACGGCATGGACAATTTAAACCGCGAGTTTTTCAAGGATTCTTCAAAGAGCCAGTGGAATTCGGAGGCTAAAAGTGTTGCGCTGGCTTATAAATCCCGATTTGGAATAGACATTGGCAAGACGACAATGATTATACACGCGTGTCCTATCTCCGGACGTAGATACATACTATCTAATCAAGGGAGACTTTCATTAGAAAAAGAATGGTCTAACTATCCGTTTTGTTACGCTTATCAGACAACCGTACGTGATATTGAAGTAGAACAGGAAGGTTTCATTACTCATAAAAATATCAGTGATATCTACGTACCCAAGAGCATCTGTTTTATGCTTGGACACCCGCACTATGGGGCTATGGGGGAAGTTATTCCGCCGGGTATAAATCCGAAAACAGGACGCGTCAAAGTTGCGATGAAGTTTTCACCCGAACCAGAGTTCAAAGAGCTCAAGGAGGAGCAGAATCAATTGCGTATGCAGTACATGCACGGCAGCATTGCTGCCCAGAGACTGGGTATCAGTAGTCATTTATTGAGCCGTATTACTGGATCTATTTTTGTGTTGCCTGAACGGACTGCCGATCACTCGTCGTCAGAACGCAAACAGCAGAATATCGGACTGAACTTGAAGTTCAACAAGAAGAACGAGGAATTGCCGGGATATACgaaaaaagttgatggccagtGGCTCTATAGCTCCAAGTCTATTGGATTAATACGCAGCTACATGGAAAAATATCCACTGCTGTTTGTATATCTGGCCGGCAATGCTAGCAATGACATGTACAATGAAGACGAGGTGTTTGCTAACAGCGACGAGCTTACGGACGTTGTCAAGTGGTTGAAGGAACAGCCATTCCGCAATGTTGACGCCAGGAACTGCGATGAAGAAGGTCTCGATCCGGAGATTGTCACTAAACTACAGCAACAAATTGATAAATACGTCGAGGAAGAAGGAAATGTTTCAAAGACTGTGTTGATGCAGGTTAAGCCCCATTTGCTCTTTAAACCGGAATTGAGTGCCGGTAATATCCCGCCGGACCCTTCGGCTCGAACCCAAATCTTCGACAGAATAATTGCTGTGAAAAATGACTCCTCTGTACCTCTCGGTTACAAGGGAACGGTTGTTGGTATCCAAGGAACCGATGAAGCTGAAAAAACTtatgatgttttatttgacAAACCTTTTATTGGTAACATTTCATTTTCTGGAGGAGCAACTTGTCGCCGTTATAAATTACTGACCgctgaatttataaatattagcCATGGCATACGCGCAGAGCAGGATATCACGGGTGTGGGCATGATACCTGAGAAAATAAATCGTAAAAAACAACAGCAACCGAGATCTGAAGCCTCTGGTACCAGTAACAGTAACAACAATGCTAAGTCTAGTGCATTTGCATCCTTTAATAAGTTTGATAATTTCTTGCCGTTGTTCTGTAAGAATCAGTCACAATCTCAAGCGCCGCAACAGCAGATACGAGTGATGAAGAAAAATGAGCCATTGAACTTGTCTAATTCATctgcaaataataataataaaaatactagtagcagtaataatattaaagcCAATCAACCTCCGGCTCCAAATCAAAACCCGACTACACAAAAGCCTACACTGCCTCCTACCAGCAGTCAATCTTCATCGACTCCGGCTACTCCACAGGCTAATAATGTCAATGAACTGGCCACTGAGTTTCAAATGCTGTGGAATGAGTTACAGAAACCAacg CTAAGTGGATCTAATGTAATGAAGCCAATGAACTTCTCGATGGTGCGGCCACCAGCACCAGTGGTTAATtcg CCTCAAGACCCGAGTGCTTTTCTCAAAGCAGTATTGAAAATATCTGACGACAAGCCAAACAACGTCAACCTACCGTCTTCTGCACCGGCCGCAGTGAATACAAACGTAAAACCCTTTGTATTTCCACCAACGCCACCAGTACCACCATCAGCTCCACCTCTGGTCCAACAAATGTTCGAT CATGCAAGACAAACCAATAATCGGAAAGAAAGTGTATCCTACTGCACACTTCTACTGAATCATTGCCAGATGATGAGAATCGGGCAGCCTCATTATTCTTATTCAAGTGAGAAAAATCTTGTAAGAGCTCAAGTTGTTATGTCAGACCTGCGAAGTTATTACGGAGACTTGTGCTCAGATGCTAAGCTGGCTGCTGAAAATGTGTCAATGAAAGTGTACAAAGAATTGACTATGGACAAAGTAATGAAACCTCAACACTTCTTTGATATGCGGCCACCAAACGCTTGGACAACTCATCCACCGAATATGCAGCACAATATGCCGCCGCCTATGCAGTCCCCGATGATGCCCAGTATGAATATACCGAATATCCAGCCGCCTCAAAATATTAATCTGCAGTCAATGATGTCACCTCGTTCATTCCCGGACCCGAGGAAGCCACACATAAGACCACCGACAAGTTGGAACCCAATGTCACCCCAAGGTCCGGCCCCCTTTACCCAGATGCCACCGATGCCGCCAATGCCATCGATGCATTTAAATCCACAAGTGCGTCCGATGCATCAAGCTGCCCAGGGACCGGGTATTCAAAGTCATCCTCGACCTGGGCCTCCCATGTCTGGACCTACCGGGCCACCAGCATCCGCGGAAAATAAACCAGAGGTGATAAAACAGAGCACTCCGTTTGTCCCACTGCAGGCGcaaaagaaaaacaaacaaCGCAAGCCGAAGGATACTGCAGAGGACAACAAAGACAAAGACTTGGCATCCAAGACTGCCAAGACGAAAACAATAACTAATTCTCCAAAGCCTGTTAAAACTGATGTCAAGCCTGTCAACAAGTCTACTAATGAGCAAGTGGGAGTGGTCAAAGACAATCCTCAAGCACAAAAAGTACACAAAGCTCCGCGACAAAGGAAGTCGCGTATTGCTGCTAATTTCGGACCAGGAACCACAGCAGCTAATGGAAATAATgcacaataa
- the LOC130678398 gene encoding 5'-3' exoribonuclease 1 isoform X3, with protein MGVPKFARYICERYPCIIELLNEYQIPEFDNLYLDMNGIIHCCSHPNDADAHFRITEETIFKNIFHYVEILFRTIKPQKLFFMAVDGVAPRAKINQQRGRRFRAAKEAELVEARARAKGEKIPEESRFDSNCITPGTLFMAKLTQQLKYFVTYKISTDKLWQKCKIILSGPEVPGEGEHKIMDYIRYMKSQPDYSPNTRHCLYGLDADLIMLSLCTHEPHFAVLREEVKYGKNVQKCIIPEKTKFCLLHISLLREYMEHEFESLKDKLKFPFDLEKIIDDWILMGFLVGNDFIPHLPNLHIANGALPVLCQAYKEILPSLDGYINEAGKLNLERFEKFMEQLAHIDVDHFAETLADLKYFEGKTGRRPNENERTSYRKSKDSPEQLDSPAKTPMNKDLSALIQATDEILLGHSDEEELIDTDSDNEMYNLEFLQHKRDYYMNKFDYESVDADIMRSQAEAYVTAIQWNLHYYYDGCCSWSWYYPHHYAPYISDIKGFKDFKLNFDLGKPFLPFQQLLAVLPAASRGLLPEAYQGLLTEEESPIIEYYPLEFRTDLNEKKQEWEAIVLIPFINEKKLIEAMSRYNHLLTPEEAKRNRHGPMSIITYTEENLGSVRAPDYFPSIESHALIETMDPKEIIVPNDKLVKGLCPDVKLHVYFSGFPTMQHIQHTVNLEKAKVKVFEQLSRGENMIITVSPKEAPAIEKISSELLGKTIYIKWPHLVEALVIGVSTIDSKFTLININRPYGMDNLNREFFKDSSKSQWNSEAKSVALAYKSRFGIDIGKTTMIIHACPISGRRYILSNQGRLSLEKEWSNYPFCYAYQTTVRDIEVEQEGFITHKNISDIYVPKSICFMLGHPHYGAMGEVIPPGINPKTGRVKVAMKFSPEPEFKELKEEQNQLRMQYMHGSIAAQRLGISSHLLSRITGSIFVLPERTADHSSSERKQQNIGLNLKFNKKNEELPGYTKKVDGQWLYSSKSIGLIRSYMEKYPLLFVYLAGNASNDMYNEDEVFANSDELTDVVKWLKEQPFRNVDARNCDEEGLDPEIVTKLQQQIDKYVEEEGNVSKTVLMQVKPHLLFKPELSAGNIPPDPSARTQIFDRIIAVKNDSSVPLGYKGTVVGIQGTDEAEKTYDVLFDKPFIGNISFSGGATCRRYKLLTAEFINISHGIRAEQDITGVGMIPEKINRKKQQQPRSEASGTSNSNNNAKSSAFASFNKFDNFLPLFCKNQSQSQAPQQQIRVMKKNEPLNLSNSSANNNNKNTSSSNNIKANQPPAPNQNPTTQKPTLPPTSSQSSSTPATPQANNVNELATEFQMLWNELQKPTLSGSNVMKPMNFSMVRPPAPVVNSHARQTNNRKESVSYCTLLLNHCQMMRIGQPHYSYSSEKNLVRAQVVMSDLRSYYGDLCSDAKLAAENVSMKVYKELTMDKVMKPQHFFDMRPPNAWTTHPPNMQHNMPPPMQSPMMPSMNIPNIQPPQNINLQSMMSPRSFPDPRKPHIRPPTSWNPMSPQGPAPFTQMPPMPPMPSMHLNPQVRPMHQAAQGPGIQSHPRPGPPMSGPTGPPASAENKPEVIKQSTPFVPLQAQKKNKQRKPKDTAEDNKDKDLASKTAKTKTITNSPKPVKTDVKPVNKSTNEQVGVVKDNPQAQKVHKAPRQRKSRIAANFGPGTTAANGNNAQ; from the exons atgggtGTGCCGAAGTTTGCAAGATATATTTGTGAAAGATATCCATGTATTATTGAATTACTAAATGAATATCAG ATTCCAGAGTTTGATAATCTCTATCTGGACATGAATGGTATCATCCATTGCTGTTCACATCCGAATGATGCTGATGCACATTTTCGCATCACTGAGGAaacgatatttaaaaatatatttcattatgtTGAAATATTGTTTCGAACTATAAAaccacaaaaattattttttatggccGTCGATGGAGTTGCGCCACGTGCTAAAATAAACCAACAACGGGGCAGACGTTTTCGCGCTGCTAAAGAAGCTGAGCTTGTTGAAGCCCGTGCACGAGCTAAGGGAGAAAAAATACCTGAGGAGTCACGTTTTGATTCGAATTGTATAACTCCTGGTACATTATTTATGGCCAAATTAACGCAGCAgttgaaatattttgttacttataaaatatcaacTGACAAATTGTggcaaaaatgtaaaattattcttAGTGGCCCTGAG gttCCCGGTGAAGGTGAACACAAAATAATGGATTACATAAGATACATGAAGTCACAACCTGATTATAGTCCGAATACGCGTCACTGTCTGTATGGATTGGACGCAGATTTAATAATGCTAAGTCTGTGTACTCATGAGCCACATTTTGCAGTATTACGCGAAGAAGTTAAGTACGGAAAAAATGTACAGAAATGTATTATacctgaaaaaacaaaattttgccTACTCCATATCTCACTGCTCCGCGAGTACATGGAGCACGAGTTTGAATCCCTGAAAGACAAACTTAAATTTCCATTTGatcttgaaaaaataattgacgaCTGGATTCTAATGGGTTTTTTAGTCGGCAACGACTTCATTCCCCACCTGCCTAATTTGCATATAGCGAATGGAGCATTACCAGTTTTGTGCCAAGCGTACAAAGAAATTTTACCATCCCTAGATGGCTACATAAACGAAGCCGGTAAATTGAACTTGGAGCGCttcgaaaaatttatggaGCAACTCGCGCACATCGACGTCGACCACTTTGCCGAGACGCTCGCGGATCTCAAGTACTTTGAAGGGAAAACCGGCAGACGCCCGAATGAAAACGAAAGGACGAGTTACCGCAAGTCTAAAGACTCGCCCGAGCAGTTGGACTCGCCCGCAAAGACACCGATGAACAAAGACTTGAGTGCGTTGATACAAGCTACTGATGAAATATTGCTAGGACATTCAGACGAAGAAGAATTAATTGATACAGATTCGGACAATGAGATGTACAATCTTGAATTTTTACAACACAAGCGTGACTACTATATGAACAAATTTGACTATGAGTCTGTTGATGCTGACATCATGCGGTCACAAGCAGAGGCCTATGTAACAGCAATCCAGTGGAACTTGCACTACTACTACGACGGTTGTTGCAGCTGGTCCTGGTATTACCCCCACCATTATGCTCCGTACATTTctgatataaaaggattcaaagattttaaattaaatttcgatttGGGAAAACCATTTCTACCCTTCCAGCAATTATTGGCCGTGCTACCAGCCGCTAGTAGGGGACTGTTGCCTGAAGCTTATCAGGGTTTATTGACAGAAGAGGAGTCACCAATAATAGAGTACTATCCACTGGAATTCCGTACTGATTTGAATGAAAAGAAGCAAGAGTGGGAGGCTATCGTACTGATCCCATTCATAAACGAAAAGAAACTTATCGAAGCTATGAGTCGGTACAACCATTTACTGACACCCGAAGAAGCAAAGCGCAATCGGCATGGCCCAATGAGTATTATTACTTATACTGAGGAAAACTTGGGCTCGGTTAGAGCTCCCGATTACTTTCCCAGTATCGAGAGTCACGCGTTGATAGAAACAATGGACCCTAAAGAAATTATCGTGCCAAATGATAAGTTAGTCAAAGGACTGTGTCCAGATGTTAAGTTACATGTCTATTTCTCAGGATTCCCTACAATGCAGCACATCCAGCATACGGTTAATCTAGAAAAGGCTAAAGTTAAAGTATTTGAGCAGCTCTCGCGAGGTGAGAATATGATTATAACCGTTTCCCCGAAAGAAGCGCCggcaattgaaaaaatatccaGTGAATTACTGGGTAAGACAATTTACATAAAATGGCCACATTTAGTAGAAGCTCTAGTCATCGGAGTATCAACCATTGACAGCAAGTTTACTCTGATAAACATAAACCGACCTTACGGCATGGACAATTTAAACCGCGAGTTTTTCAAGGATTCTTCAAAGAGCCAGTGGAATTCGGAGGCTAAAAGTGTTGCGCTGGCTTATAAATCCCGATTTGGAATAGACATTGGCAAGACGACAATGATTATACACGCGTGTCCTATCTCCGGACGTAGATACATACTATCTAATCAAGGGAGACTTTCATTAGAAAAAGAATGGTCTAACTATCCGTTTTGTTACGCTTATCAGACAACCGTACGTGATATTGAAGTAGAACAGGAAGGTTTCATTACTCATAAAAATATCAGTGATATCTACGTACCCAAGAGCATCTGTTTTATGCTTGGACACCCGCACTATGGGGCTATGGGGGAAGTTATTCCGCCGGGTATAAATCCGAAAACAGGACGCGTCAAAGTTGCGATGAAGTTTTCACCCGAACCAGAGTTCAAAGAGCTCAAGGAGGAGCAGAATCAATTGCGTATGCAGTACATGCACGGCAGCATTGCTGCCCAGAGACTGGGTATCAGTAGTCATTTATTGAGCCGTATTACTGGATCTATTTTTGTGTTGCCTGAACGGACTGCCGATCACTCGTCGTCAGAACGCAAACAGCAGAATATCGGACTGAACTTGAAGTTCAACAAGAAGAACGAGGAATTGCCGGGATATACgaaaaaagttgatggccagtGGCTCTATAGCTCCAAGTCTATTGGATTAATACGCAGCTACATGGAAAAATATCCACTGCTGTTTGTATATCTGGCCGGCAATGCTAGCAATGACATGTACAATGAAGACGAGGTGTTTGCTAACAGCGACGAGCTTACGGACGTTGTCAAGTGGTTGAAGGAACAGCCATTCCGCAATGTTGACGCCAGGAACTGCGATGAAGAAGGTCTCGATCCGGAGATTGTCACTAAACTACAGCAACAAATTGATAAATACGTCGAGGAAGAAGGAAATGTTTCAAAGACTGTGTTGATGCAGGTTAAGCCCCATTTGCTCTTTAAACCGGAATTGAGTGCCGGTAATATCCCGCCGGACCCTTCGGCTCGAACCCAAATCTTCGACAGAATAATTGCTGTGAAAAATGACTCCTCTGTACCTCTCGGTTACAAGGGAACGGTTGTTGGTATCCAAGGAACCGATGAAGCTGAAAAAACTtatgatgttttatttgacAAACCTTTTATTGGTAACATTTCATTTTCTGGAGGAGCAACTTGTCGCCGTTATAAATTACTGACCgctgaatttataaatattagcCATGGCATACGCGCAGAGCAGGATATCACGGGTGTGGGCATGATACCTGAGAAAATAAATCGTAAAAAACAACAGCAACCGAGATCTGAAGCCTCTGGTACCAGTAACAGTAACAACAATGCTAAGTCTAGTGCATTTGCATCCTTTAATAAGTTTGATAATTTCTTGCCGTTGTTCTGTAAGAATCAGTCACAATCTCAAGCGCCGCAACAGCAGATACGAGTGATGAAGAAAAATGAGCCATTGAACTTGTCTAATTCATctgcaaataataataataaaaatactagtagcagtaataatattaaagcCAATCAACCTCCGGCTCCAAATCAAAACCCGACTACACAAAAGCCTACACTGCCTCCTACCAGCAGTCAATCTTCATCGACTCCGGCTACTCCACAGGCTAATAATGTCAATGAACTGGCCACTGAGTTTCAAATGCTGTGGAATGAGTTACAGAAACCAacg CTAAGTGGATCTAATGTAATGAAGCCAATGAACTTCTCGATGGTGCGGCCACCAGCACCAGTGGTTAATtcg CATGCAAGACAAACCAATAATCGGAAAGAAAGTGTATCCTACTGCACACTTCTACTGAATCATTGCCAGATGATGAGAATCGGGCAGCCTCATTATTCTTATTCAAGTGAGAAAAATCTTGTAAGAGCTCAAGTTGTTATGTCAGACCTGCGAAGTTATTACGGAGACTTGTGCTCAGATGCTAAGCTGGCTGCTGAAAATGTGTCAATGAAAGTGTACAAAGAATTGACTATGGACAAAGTAATGAAACCTCAACACTTCTTTGATATGCGGCCACCAAACGCTTGGACAACTCATCCACCGAATATGCAGCACAATATGCCGCCGCCTATGCAGTCCCCGATGATGCCCAGTATGAATATACCGAATATCCAGCCGCCTCAAAATATTAATCTGCAGTCAATGATGTCACCTCGTTCATTCCCGGACCCGAGGAAGCCACACATAAGACCACCGACAAGTTGGAACCCAATGTCACCCCAAGGTCCGGCCCCCTTTACCCAGATGCCACCGATGCCGCCAATGCCATCGATGCATTTAAATCCACAAGTGCGTCCGATGCATCAAGCTGCCCAGGGACCGGGTATTCAAAGTCATCCTCGACCTGGGCCTCCCATGTCTGGACCTACCGGGCCACCAGCATCCGCGGAAAATAAACCAGAGGTGATAAAACAGAGCACTCCGTTTGTCCCACTGCAGGCGcaaaagaaaaacaaacaaCGCAAGCCGAAGGATACTGCAGAGGACAACAAAGACAAAGACTTGGCATCCAAGACTGCCAAGACGAAAACAATAACTAATTCTCCAAAGCCTGTTAAAACTGATGTCAAGCCTGTCAACAAGTCTACTAATGAGCAAGTGGGAGTGGTCAAAGACAATCCTCAAGCACAAAAAGTACACAAAGCTCCGCGACAAAGGAAGTCGCGTATTGCTGCTAATTTCGGACCAGGAACCACAGCAGCTAATGGAAATAATgcacaataa